The proteins below come from a single Streptococcus hyointestinalis genomic window:
- the addA gene encoding helicase-exonuclease AddAB subunit AddA — MKCKPFLTDSDIKQLQETEAHSSKIQKRTAEQIEAIYASGTNILVSASAGSGKTFVMVERIMDQMLRGIPIERLFISTFTVKAAGELKERLEKKLSEKIKESTDTDTKLFLNEQLAAVQTADIGTMDAFTQKLVSQYGYTLGISPTFRIMQDKNEQDLLKNEIFSDLFSDYAAGNKAELLTRLVKNFAGRSKNTDPFRAIVYQIYDFSQSTANPKMWLKEHFLKGARSANSYEAIPRADIELLLTSMQETADKLQDVTDLEGYKKVTAKNAPTAAYKKHSVIIEQLREWSLHFETLYGVQAIDRLAKDIAALIPKSSYVTVAGERYAVFSGLQAQLGLFKHLDLVFKYQKESLPMLELLQSFVEDFSEQYLQAKLQESAFEFSDINHFAIQILEENPAIRALYVERYHEVMVDEYQDNNHMQERLLELLSNGHNRFMVGDIKQSIYRFRQADPQIFNQKFNDYQKHPEHGKLIILKENFRSQSEVIDSTNGVFTRLMDEEVGEIVYDESHKLKAGSNKQKEPHPENKTQLLLLDTDQSDEVVEEDDTQLSPGEVRLVAKEIIRLHQEEGVPFSDITLLVSSRTRNDGVLRAFDQYGIPLVTDGGEQHYLKSVEVMVMLDTLRAIDNPLNDYALVALLRSAMFQFDEDELARLAVQSSSSYLAFFDKLLKALSKAGEHPELITDALYQKLELFKETFDTWRLYAKTHALYDLIWKIYNDRFYYDYVGNLPKAEQRQANLYALALRAEQFEQSGFKGLPRFIRMIDKTLENQNDLADVEVAVPKNAVNLMTIHKSKGLEFKYVFILNLDKKFSMVDLNAPVILNREMGIGIKYLADMKDEVGETILPSLKVSLDTLPYQLNKRSLLLATLSEQMRLLYVAMTRSEKRLYLIGKASSSKTLDKYEGHFQEGRLALSERKQYKTFQDWFLAIHAASSKENLPFSLRFVQDEELTDDKIGVISQELPFDPDNQAHNRQSDDIKKALDMLEQVEKLNQRYQAAIHLPSVQTPSQIKKFYEPIMDSEGVAVIDSYQKKQQFSLPDLSGKEKVEATAIGSAMHELMQRLDVTQKVTMQAITKALSDLSAHDNVKASLNLERVLAFFTESELGRLIQEHSDKLYREAPFAMLKTDPASQEQFVVRGIVDGYLVFEDRIVLFDYKTDKYTDSSELVERYKGQMALYAEALSQSYHMATVDKYLVLLGGKTLEVVSIP; from the coding sequence ATGAAGTGTAAGCCTTTTTTGACGGATAGCGACATTAAGCAGCTACAAGAGACAGAAGCGCACTCAAGCAAGATACAAAAGCGCACAGCTGAGCAGATTGAGGCGATTTATGCGAGTGGGACCAATATCCTCGTGTCAGCTTCGGCAGGTTCTGGAAAGACCTTTGTCATGGTTGAGCGGATTATGGATCAGATGTTACGAGGGATTCCGATTGAGCGTCTCTTTATCTCGACCTTTACGGTCAAGGCTGCAGGTGAGCTCAAAGAGCGCTTAGAAAAAAAGCTGAGCGAGAAGATAAAAGAAAGCACAGACACGGACACCAAGCTCTTTTTAAACGAGCAGTTGGCTGCTGTGCAGACCGCTGATATTGGTACCATGGACGCCTTCACACAAAAGCTGGTCAGTCAGTACGGCTATACACTGGGTATCTCACCGACTTTTCGGATAATGCAGGACAAAAACGAGCAAGATTTACTGAAAAATGAAATCTTTTCAGATTTGTTTTCAGACTATGCTGCTGGAAATAAAGCGGAGCTTCTCACTCGTCTAGTCAAGAACTTTGCAGGGCGCAGTAAAAATACAGACCCCTTTAGAGCCATTGTTTATCAGATTTATGACTTTAGCCAGTCTACGGCAAATCCTAAAATGTGGCTAAAGGAGCATTTTCTAAAAGGCGCTAGAAGCGCCAACAGCTATGAGGCGATTCCACGAGCAGACATCGAGCTTTTACTGACTTCCATGCAAGAGACTGCTGATAAATTGCAGGATGTGACAGATCTTGAAGGCTACAAAAAAGTCACTGCCAAAAACGCCCCCACCGCAGCTTATAAAAAGCACTCAGTAATCATCGAGCAGCTGCGGGAGTGGTCTTTACACTTTGAGACGCTCTACGGTGTTCAAGCGATTGACCGCTTGGCAAAGGATATTGCAGCGCTGATTCCAAAAAGCAGCTATGTCACGGTAGCTGGAGAGCGCTATGCAGTCTTTTCTGGACTGCAAGCACAGCTAGGTTTGTTTAAGCACTTAGACTTGGTATTTAAATACCAAAAAGAGAGTCTGCCTATGCTAGAGCTTTTGCAGTCTTTTGTAGAGGACTTTTCGGAGCAATATTTACAAGCTAAACTTCAAGAAAGTGCCTTTGAGTTTTCAGACATCAACCACTTTGCCATCCAGATATTGGAGGAAAATCCTGCTATCAGAGCGCTTTATGTGGAGCGCTACCACGAGGTCATGGTAGACGAATACCAAGATAATAACCACATGCAAGAACGCCTGCTAGAGCTTTTATCCAATGGGCACAATCGCTTTATGGTGGGCGACATCAAGCAGTCTATTTACCGTTTTCGTCAGGCTGACCCGCAGATTTTCAATCAGAAGTTTAATGATTATCAAAAACATCCAGAGCATGGCAAGCTTATCATTCTCAAGGAAAATTTTCGTAGTCAGTCAGAGGTCATCGACAGCACCAATGGTGTTTTTACTCGTCTCATGGATGAGGAGGTTGGCGAGATTGTCTACGATGAGAGTCACAAGCTAAAAGCAGGAAGCAACAAGCAAAAAGAACCGCACCCTGAGAATAAAACGCAGCTCTTGCTATTAGATACTGACCAGTCAGACGAAGTGGTAGAAGAGGACGACACCCAGCTCTCACCAGGCGAGGTCCGTCTCGTTGCAAAGGAAATCATCCGCCTGCACCAAGAAGAAGGCGTTCCTTTTAGCGATATTACTCTCCTTGTCTCATCACGGACACGAAATGACGGTGTCCTGCGTGCTTTTGACCAGTATGGTATTCCTCTTGTGACAGATGGTGGTGAGCAGCACTACCTCAAGTCTGTTGAGGTCATGGTCATGTTAGATACCCTAAGAGCCATTGACAATCCGCTCAATGACTATGCTTTGGTTGCTCTTTTACGCTCTGCTATGTTTCAGTTTGACGAGGATGAGCTGGCGAGATTAGCCGTTCAGTCCTCCTCATCATATCTTGCTTTCTTTGACAAGCTCCTAAAAGCTCTCTCAAAGGCAGGTGAGCATCCAGAGCTTATCACAGACGCTCTTTATCAAAAACTGGAGTTGTTTAAAGAGACCTTTGACACTTGGCGGCTTTACGCAAAGACCCACGCTCTTTATGACCTCATCTGGAAGATTTACAATGACCGTTTTTACTATGACTATGTTGGCAATCTTCCAAAAGCTGAGCAACGTCAGGCAAATCTCTATGCGCTTGCTCTCCGTGCAGAACAGTTTGAGCAGTCAGGCTTTAAAGGCTTGCCACGCTTTATCCGTATGATTGACAAGACCCTTGAAAATCAAAACGACCTAGCCGATGTCGAGGTCGCTGTGCCTAAGAATGCTGTCAATCTCATGACTATTCATAAGAGTAAAGGGCTCGAGTTCAAGTATGTTTTCATCCTTAATCTTGATAAAAAATTCAGCATGGTGGACCTCAATGCCCCTGTTATTTTAAACCGTGAGATGGGGATTGGGATAAAGTATCTGGCAGATATGAAAGATGAGGTCGGTGAGACCATACTACCTAGTCTCAAAGTTAGCCTCGATACTCTGCCTTACCAGCTCAATAAGCGCTCGCTTTTACTGGCTACTCTTTCTGAGCAAATGCGCCTTCTCTATGTCGCTATGACACGAAGCGAGAAAAGGCTCTATCTCATCGGAAAAGCCAGCTCCAGCAAGACTCTTGACAAGTATGAAGGGCATTTTCAAGAGGGACGCTTAGCACTTTCTGAGCGTAAGCAGTACAAGACCTTCCAAGATTGGTTTTTAGCCATTCACGCAGCTTCATCTAAAGAAAACTTGCCTTTTTCCCTGCGCTTTGTCCAAGATGAAGAACTGACAGATGACAAAATCGGTGTTATCTCACAAGAGTTACCTTTTGACCCTGACAATCAAGCTCATAACCGCCAGTCAGATGACATTAAAAAAGCTCTTGATATGCTAGAGCAGGTGGAGAAACTCAATCAGCGCTATCAAGCAGCTATTCATCTACCAAGTGTGCAGACACCGAGCCAGATTAAAAAGTTTTACGAGCCGATTATGGACAGTGAGGGCGTGGCAGTTATCGACTCTTATCAGAAAAAGCAGCAGTTTTCATTGCCAGATTTGTCTGGTAAGGAAAAAGTAGAGGCTACCGCTATCGGATCAGCCATGCACGAGCTCATGCAGCGCTTGGACGTGACCCAAAAAGTCACCATGCAAGCAATCACAAAAGCTCTTAGCGACCTGTCCGCTCATGATAATGTCAAAGCCAGCCTTAATCTTGAGCGTGTGCTTGCTTTCTTTACAGAAAGTGAGCTTGGACGTCTCATTCAAGAGCATAGCGACAAACTCTATCGAGAAGCGCCATTTGCCATGCTAAAGACAGATCCAGCTAGTCAAGAGCAGTTTGTCGTGCGTGGGATTGTCGATGGGTATCTGGTTTTTGAGGACAGGATTGTTTTATTTGATTACAAGACCGATAAATACACAGACAGTAGCGAGCTGGTTGAGCGCTACAAAGGACAGATGGCACTCTACGCTGAAGCGCTCAGTCAGTCCTATCACATGGCAACCGTTGATAAATACCTAGTGTTATTGGGAGGAAAAACACTAGAAGTTGTCAGCATTCCCTAA
- the rexB gene encoding ATP-dependent nuclease subunit B encodes MELLYTDIRYDMTEILVERATQAAKNGKRVFYIAPNSLSFEKEREVLERLSEQASFAITVTRFAQLARYFVLNSPNPKETLDDAGLAMIFYCALGQIDDKNLRVYARLKHNHQFISQLVELYKELQAAQLSVLDLELLHSKEKYDDLVTIFSQVEALLQKGQYDNHSKLAFLATQLKTGQLDKTLENVVLVIDGFTRFSAEEEELIRLLEERCAEIVIGTYLSKKAQRASFSTGNIYQASLDFIRDLASQYKVKPMYVESTWQGQEAFKEVSQLFESNHDFTASGEKISATAKGAVEIWECVNQQEEIEQVARAIRQKLHEGHRYKDMLVLLGDVDSYHLQIEQIFEWYDIPFYLGKAESMSAHPLINLIESLERIKRYNFRSEDVMNLLKSGLYGRIAQADLDYFDKYIAYADIKGQKGFLTDFTASKGHSFNLERLNRIREKVMQPLATLVKARKQSGNGLLKKLFSFFTDISLTSNMERFSASLSEIEREKEEQVWKTFTSILQQFQTIFGDEKLTLDECLSLISNGLLQAEYRMVPATVDVVSVKYYNLVEPHSKPFVFAIGMTQSHFPKLAQNKSLVSDEERQLINEQKETGGHFDIVSREHIKKNHFTALSLFNAATSQLVLSQPQILNENEDDMSTYLRELVAMGVPFLAKGQTPFAADSASIGTYKALLSRLVDFASDSPALYAELDKQEETFWSVLVRHLRQKLEKEGLRMPLLRDSVLTQSVSQEVMSARFPEEQALHLSSSALTTFYNNQYQYFLRYVLGLKEQDSIHPDARNHGTYLHRVFELVMKDQSAKPFDEKLERAITRTNSEETFQALYSSDAQGRYTLGVLEDIARATATIFNRPDVDNRIESEEEQFELVLSDNIIVNGIIDRVDRLSDDSYGVVDYKSSKQVFDIEAFFNGLSPQLVTYLSALQSRYNLSLNQLFGAMYLHMQEPKLSLDKVASLEELQAKAHQEIVYRGLFLEEEKAHLANGNYKLDTLFSAEELAIMLRYNEHLYQKAQDVIRSGRFLINPYTKDGKVVLGEQLKAITGFEADRHMPHSRRLYHLPRKEKRQGFLTLMAQSEEDDSDEV; translated from the coding sequence ATGGAGTTACTATATACAGATATTCGTTATGATATGACAGAGATTTTGGTGGAGAGAGCGACGCAGGCGGCAAAAAACGGCAAGCGTGTTTTCTATATTGCGCCAAACTCGCTTTCTTTTGAAAAGGAGAGAGAGGTCTTAGAGCGCTTGAGTGAGCAGGCGTCTTTTGCCATCACGGTGACACGTTTTGCACAGCTGGCTCGCTATTTTGTCCTAAATAGCCCAAATCCTAAGGAGACGCTAGACGATGCTGGTTTGGCAATGATTTTTTATTGTGCCTTGGGACAGATAGACGATAAAAATCTGCGTGTTTATGCCAGATTAAAGCATAATCATCAGTTTATCAGCCAGTTGGTGGAGCTGTACAAGGAATTGCAAGCGGCGCAGCTGAGTGTTTTAGACCTTGAGCTTTTGCACTCTAAGGAAAAATACGACGACTTGGTTACGATTTTTTCACAAGTAGAGGCTTTGCTCCAAAAAGGACAATACGACAATCACTCAAAGCTTGCCTTTTTAGCCACACAGCTCAAAACAGGTCAGCTTGACAAGACTCTAGAAAACGTGGTTTTGGTCATTGACGGCTTTACCCGCTTTTCTGCAGAAGAAGAAGAGCTCATCCGTCTTTTGGAGGAGCGCTGTGCGGAGATTGTCATCGGCACCTATCTTAGCAAAAAAGCGCAGAGAGCTAGCTTTTCAACGGGAAATATCTATCAAGCAAGCCTTGACTTTATCCGTGACCTAGCCAGTCAATACAAGGTCAAGCCTATGTATGTCGAGTCCACTTGGCAAGGACAGGAAGCCTTTAAAGAAGTGTCGCAGCTCTTTGAGAGTAACCATGACTTTACAGCCAGCGGTGAGAAGATTAGCGCTACAGCTAAGGGTGCCGTTGAGATTTGGGAGTGTGTCAATCAGCAGGAGGAAATCGAGCAGGTGGCACGTGCCATTCGTCAAAAGCTCCACGAAGGGCACCGCTACAAGGATATGCTGGTTCTTCTAGGAGATGTCGATAGCTATCACTTGCAGATTGAGCAGATTTTTGAGTGGTATGATATCCCCTTTTATCTAGGAAAAGCAGAAAGCATGAGTGCGCACCCGCTCATCAATCTCATCGAGAGTTTGGAGCGTATTAAGCGCTATAATTTTCGCTCAGAAGACGTCATGAACCTCCTCAAGTCTGGGCTCTACGGTAGGATAGCGCAGGCGGATTTGGATTATTTTGACAAGTATATCGCTTACGCTGACATCAAGGGGCAAAAGGGCTTTTTGACGGATTTCACAGCGTCAAAAGGGCATTCTTTTAACCTTGAGCGTCTTAATCGTATCAGAGAAAAGGTCATGCAGCCTCTAGCTACGCTTGTCAAAGCCCGCAAGCAGTCTGGAAATGGCTTACTGAAAAAGCTCTTTAGCTTTTTCACAGATATTTCCCTAACGAGCAATATGGAGCGTTTTTCAGCGTCTCTGTCAGAGATTGAGCGTGAAAAAGAGGAGCAGGTATGGAAGACTTTTACCTCTATTCTGCAGCAATTTCAAACTATTTTTGGGGATGAAAAGCTGACACTAGATGAGTGTCTGTCCTTGATTAGTAACGGTCTATTGCAGGCGGAGTACCGCATGGTGCCTGCAACGGTTGATGTGGTGTCAGTCAAATATTATAATTTGGTAGAGCCACACTCAAAACCATTTGTGTTTGCCATTGGCATGACCCAGTCGCATTTTCCAAAGCTGGCGCAAAATAAAAGCCTCGTCTCTGATGAGGAGCGTCAGCTCATCAATGAGCAAAAAGAGACAGGAGGGCATTTTGATATTGTCAGTCGTGAGCATATCAAGAAAAATCATTTTACAGCGCTGTCGCTGTTCAACGCTGCCACAAGCCAGCTGGTGCTTAGCCAGCCCCAGATTCTCAATGAAAATGAGGACGACATGTCCACTTACCTCAGAGAATTGGTCGCTATGGGCGTGCCCTTCTTAGCCAAGGGACAGACGCCTTTTGCAGCAGATAGCGCAAGCATTGGCACCTACAAGGCGCTGCTGTCACGCTTGGTGGACTTTGCTAGCGACAGCCCCGCTCTTTATGCGGAGTTGGACAAGCAAGAAGAGACATTTTGGTCAGTGCTTGTTCGTCATCTTCGCCAAAAGCTAGAAAAAGAGGGGCTTCGCATGCCACTCTTGAGAGACTCTGTGTTGACCCAGTCTGTCTCACAAGAGGTTATGTCTGCCCGCTTTCCAGAAGAACAGGCGCTACATCTGTCCTCATCAGCCCTCACCACTTTTTACAACAATCAATACCAGTATTTCCTGCGCTATGTTTTGGGCTTAAAAGAGCAGGACAGCATTCACCCAGATGCGAGAAATCACGGGACTTATCTGCACAGGGTGTTTGAGTTGGTCATGAAAGACCAGTCGGCTAAGCCTTTTGATGAGAAGCTAGAGCGTGCTATCACAAGGACAAATAGTGAAGAAACCTTCCAAGCACTCTACAGTTCAGATGCACAGGGGCGCTATACGCTGGGTGTCTTAGAGGATATTGCTAGGGCAACGGCGACGATTTTCAACCGTCCTGACGTAGACAATCGTATCGAGAGTGAGGAGGAGCAGTTTGAGTTGGTCTTGTCTGATAATATCATTGTCAACGGTATCATTGACCGTGTGGATCGCCTGTCGGATGATAGCTACGGTGTCGTTGATTACAAGTCTAGCAAGCAAGTCTTTGATATTGAAGCTTTCTTTAACGGCTTGAGCCCTCAGCTGGTGACCTATCTCTCTGCTTTGCAATCTCGCTATAATCTTTCTCTCAATCAACTCTTTGGCGCTATGTATCTACACATGCAGGAGCCTAAGCTCTCGCTGGACAAGGTCGCGTCTCTTGAAGAATTGCAAGCAAAAGCCCATCAGGAAATCGTCTATAGAGGACTGTTTTTGGAGGAGGAAAAAGCGCATCTTGCCAATGGCAACTACAAGCTAGACACACTTTTTAGCGCAGAAGAGCTCGCCATTATGCTTCGATACAATGAGCACCTCTACCAAAAAGCACAGGATGTGATTAGAAGTGGACGCTTTCTCATCAATCCCTACACCAAAGACGGCAAGGTGGTGCTAGGAGAGCAGCTAAAGGCGATCACAGGTTTTGAAGCGGATAGACACATGCCACATAGCCGCAGACTCTACCATTTACCAAGAAAGGAAAAACGTCAAGGCTTCTTGACCTTGATGGCACAAAGCGAGGAGGACGATAGTGATGAAGTGTAA
- a CDS encoding bifunctional homocysteine S-methyltransferase/methylenetetrahydrofolate reductase, which produces MVREPLLERLSSSILVADGAMGTLLYANGLDTCHEYYNLSHPKEIAAIHKAYIEAGADVIQTNTYGAQRHRLAVYGHEDEVKHINQEAVAIARREAGSDVYVLGTIGASRGLRQCELSLDAIVDETLEQASYLLETGELDGLLLETYYDVEELTAVLTALRPLTDLPIITNIALHEAGITENGRPLVEAFSQLVMLGADVVGLNCHLGPYHMIKSLKQIPLFAQAYLAAYPNASLLSYESDSDGGHYSFSQNASYFEKSATFLVEEGVRLLGGCCGTTPDHVRAMKRAAKRLKPVTHKRVTPLLDEEDFIQKTLKKDTLVDKVKREVTIIAELDPPKTLDIERFKSGIKALDAKGIAAITLADNSLARTRVCNLSLAALLKEGTNTPFLLHLSCRDHNMIGLQSRLLGMEVLGVENILAITGDPSKMGDFPGATSVYDATSFKLLQLIKQLNQGQGYSGASIKKATNFTVGAAFNPNVPNLSRTGRLIEKKVAAGADYFITQPIFNLQTIKELALTVKTSPIPFFIGIMPITSYNNAIFLHNEVPGIHLSDDFLARLEAVKDDKAACQRLALAESKKLIDEALEHFNGIYLVTPFMRYDLTVELIDYIQEKEKRQKEIS; this is translated from the coding sequence ATGGTAAGAGAACCGTTATTAGAGCGTTTGTCATCGTCGATTTTAGTGGCTGATGGAGCTATGGGAACGCTATTATATGCCAATGGTTTAGATACTTGTCATGAATACTACAATCTCAGTCACCCAAAGGAAATTGCAGCCATTCATAAGGCTTACATTGAAGCAGGAGCTGATGTCATTCAGACCAATACTTACGGAGCGCAACGTCACCGCTTGGCAGTCTACGGTCATGAGGATGAGGTGAAGCACATTAACCAAGAAGCGGTAGCTATTGCTAGGAGAGAAGCAGGGAGTGATGTCTATGTATTAGGCACTATCGGTGCTTCCAGAGGGCTTCGTCAATGTGAACTTAGTTTAGATGCTATTGTGGATGAGACCTTGGAGCAGGCAAGCTATCTCCTAGAGACTGGTGAATTGGATGGTTTGCTGCTTGAGACTTATTATGATGTTGAGGAGCTGACGGCTGTTCTTACGGCATTGCGTCCACTGACAGATTTACCGATTATTACCAATATTGCCCTTCATGAGGCGGGTATCACTGAAAATGGTCGCCCCTTGGTGGAAGCCTTTAGCCAGCTGGTCATGCTGGGGGCTGATGTGGTCGGGCTCAACTGTCACTTGGGACCTTATCACATGATAAAGTCGCTCAAGCAAATTCCGCTCTTTGCACAGGCTTACTTGGCAGCTTATCCAAACGCTAGCTTGCTATCTTATGAGTCTGACAGCGACGGTGGGCACTACAGTTTTAGTCAGAACGCTAGTTATTTTGAAAAGAGTGCGACCTTTTTAGTCGAAGAAGGGGTGCGTCTGCTAGGTGGTTGTTGCGGGACGACACCTGATCATGTCAGGGCTATGAAGCGTGCTGCTAAGCGTTTAAAACCAGTGACTCATAAACGTGTGACACCGCTCCTTGATGAAGAGGATTTTATCCAAAAAACGCTCAAAAAAGATACGCTGGTCGATAAGGTCAAGCGTGAGGTGACTATCATTGCTGAGCTTGACCCGCCAAAGACCCTTGATATTGAGCGCTTCAAGAGTGGGATTAAGGCGCTGGATGCTAAGGGCATTGCAGCCATTACGCTAGCAGATAACTCCTTAGCAAGGACACGTGTCTGCAATCTCAGCCTAGCGGCACTGCTAAAGGAAGGTACCAACACGCCCTTTCTTCTTCACCTATCCTGCCGTGACCACAATATGATTGGTCTGCAGTCCCGTCTTTTAGGGATGGAGGTGCTGGGAGTTGAGAATATCCTAGCCATCACGGGTGACCCGTCCAAGATGGGTGATTTTCCAGGGGCGACAAGTGTCTATGACGCAACGAGCTTTAAGCTTTTACAGCTCATCAAGCAGCTCAATCAAGGGCAAGGCTATAGCGGAGCTAGTATCAAGAAAGCCACGAACTTTACCGTCGGTGCTGCCTTTAACCCAAATGTCCCTAATCTCTCACGAACAGGGCGATTGATTGAGAAAAAAGTTGCTGCTGGAGCGGATTACTTCATCACCCAGCCCATCTTTAACCTCCAAACCATTAAAGAACTAGCCCTCACCGTTAAAACCTCACCCATTCCTTTTTTCATCGGTATTATGCCAATAACCAGCTATAACAACGCTATTTTTCTCCACAATGAGGTTCCGGGAATTCATCTGTCAGATGACTTTTTAGCACGGCTAGAAGCGGTTAAGGATGATAAAGCAGCTTGCCAACGCTTGGCACTTGCTGAAAGTAAGAAGTTAATTGATGAAGCACTTGAGCACTTCAATGGCATTTATCTGGTCACACCCTTTATGCGCTATGACTTGACTGTTGAGCTGATTGATTACATCCAAGAAAAAGAAAAGCGCCAAAAAGAGATTAGTTGA
- the metE gene encoding 5-methyltetrahydropteroyltriglutamate--homocysteine S-methyltransferase — MTRVSNLGYPRLGEQREWKHLIESYWADKISKEELEKEARALRLSFLQKQADAGVDLIPVGDFSLYDHILDLSVQFGIIPKRFSDQDIDLDLYFALARGNKENVASSMKKWFNTNYHYIVPEWTKKRPQLTNSRLLDLYKEARQVVGDRAKPVITGPITFVALSSGVTDFTAAVKSLLPLYKQVFTELVEAGATYIQVDEPIFVTDEGADYLEAAKAVYGYFAKQVPEAKLIFQTYFEALIDAEELSDIPVAAFGLDFVHGLEENLQAIQAGLFKDKEVFAGVVDGRNVWASDFKETSKLLEVLAENTASLVVQPSCSLLHVPVTTKNETDLDPVLKNGLAFADEKLEEIKLLAEHLDGVANLRYDEHVAAYDALQAADFRNVELEDLSQVRTARKSTYDIRQKVQQERLQLPLLPTTTIGSFPQSPEVRRTRLAWKRGDITDKEYKDFIRSEIARWVTIQEDLDIDVLVHGEFERVDMVEFFGQKLAGFTTTKLGWVQSYGSRAVKPPIIYGDVKHIQPLTVDETVYTQSLTDRPVKGMLTGPITITNWSFERTDIKRSDLFNQIGLAIKDEIKLLEDAGIAIIQVDEAALREGLPLRKGKQKAYLDDAVSAFHIATSSVKDETQIHTHMCYSKFDEIIDAIRQLDADVISIETSRSHGDIIESFETTVYPLGIGLGVYDIHSPRVPTEEEVVANIERSLKQLSAKQFWVNPDCGLKTRREPETIAALEVLVSATKKVRHKLGYE; from the coding sequence ATGACAAGAGTTTCAAATTTGGGGTATCCACGTTTAGGAGAGCAGCGTGAGTGGAAACATTTGATTGAGAGTTATTGGGCAGATAAGATTAGTAAGGAAGAGCTTGAAAAAGAAGCACGTGCTTTGCGTCTTTCCTTTTTACAAAAACAGGCAGACGCTGGTGTGGATTTGATTCCAGTGGGGGATTTCTCACTGTATGACCATATCTTAGACTTGTCTGTGCAGTTTGGCATTATTCCAAAGCGCTTTAGCGACCAAGATATTGACTTGGATTTGTACTTTGCGCTGGCACGTGGTAATAAAGAAAATGTCGCATCCAGCATGAAAAAGTGGTTCAACACCAACTACCACTACATCGTACCAGAATGGACGAAAAAACGCCCACAATTGACCAACAGTCGTTTGCTTGACTTGTACAAGGAGGCTCGCCAAGTGGTTGGGGACAGAGCAAAGCCTGTCATTACAGGACCAATCACTTTTGTGGCACTGTCATCAGGTGTGACAGACTTTACAGCGGCGGTTAAGAGCTTGCTTCCACTCTACAAGCAGGTCTTTACTGAGTTGGTTGAGGCAGGAGCGACTTACATCCAAGTGGATGAGCCGATCTTTGTGACAGACGAGGGAGCTGACTACCTCGAAGCTGCTAAGGCAGTATATGGCTACTTTGCTAAGCAAGTGCCAGAGGCGAAGTTGATTTTCCAAACCTACTTTGAAGCCTTGATTGACGCCGAGGAGCTGTCTGACATCCCAGTAGCTGCCTTTGGTCTTGATTTTGTTCATGGTTTGGAGGAAAATCTCCAAGCAATCCAAGCTGGTTTGTTTAAGGACAAGGAAGTCTTTGCTGGTGTTGTTGACGGGCGCAATGTCTGGGCGAGCGATTTCAAGGAAACGTCAAAATTGTTAGAAGTCTTGGCGGAAAATACAGCTAGCCTTGTCGTACAGCCGTCTTGCTCACTTCTACACGTCCCTGTGACGACTAAAAACGAGACAGACCTAGACCCTGTTTTGAAAAATGGTCTTGCCTTTGCCGATGAAAAATTAGAGGAAATCAAACTTCTAGCAGAGCACTTGGACGGCGTGGCAAATCTTCGCTACGACGAGCATGTCGCAGCCTATGACGCTCTTCAAGCAGCGGACTTCCGTAATGTCGAGCTTGAGGACCTCAGCCAAGTCCGAACAGCAAGAAAGTCTACTTATGACATCCGTCAAAAAGTGCAACAAGAGCGCTTGCAATTGCCACTCCTTCCAACGACTACTATCGGTTCTTTCCCGCAATCACCTGAAGTACGCCGCACACGTCTTGCTTGGAAACGTGGCGATATCACTGATAAAGAGTACAAGGACTTCATTCGCTCTGAAATTGCTCGCTGGGTGACTATCCAAGAGGACCTAGACATTGATGTCTTGGTACACGGTGAGTTTGAGCGTGTGGACATGGTTGAGTTCTTTGGGCAAAAGCTAGCTGGTTTTACAACGACCAAGCTCGGCTGGGTGCAGTCTTACGGTTCACGTGCGGTGAAACCGCCAATCATCTACGGTGATGTCAAACACATTCAGCCATTGACAGTGGACGAGACGGTCTACACTCAAAGCTTGACAGACCGTCCTGTTAAGGGCATGTTGACAGGACCTATCACTATCACCAACTGGTCATTTGAGCGTACTGATATCAAGCGCAGCGATTTGTTCAATCAAATTGGTCTTGCTATCAAGGATGAAATTAAGTTACTAGAGGACGCAGGCATTGCCATTATCCAAGTGGATGAAGCAGCGCTTCGTGAGGGCTTGCCACTAAGAAAAGGAAAGCAAAAAGCTTATCTGGATGATGCGGTTAGTGCCTTCCACATTGCGACGTCTTCTGTCAAGGATGAGACGCAAATTCACACGCACATGTGCTATTCTAAGTTCGATGAGATTATCGATGCGATTCGTCAATTGGACGCAGATGTTATCTCTATTGAGACTAGCCGTAGCCACGGGGATATCATCGAGTCCTTTGAGACGACGGTTTACCCACTAGGTATCGGGCTTGGTGTTTACGATATTCACTCACCACGTGTACCGACCGAAGAAGAGGTTGTCGCTAACATCGAGCGCTCCCTCAAGCAATTGTCAGCAAAACAATTCTGGGTCAACCCTGACTGTGGACTCAAGACACGCCGTGAGCCTGAGACCATCGCAGCCCTCGAAGTTTTGGTATCTGCGACGAAGAAAGTCCGTCACAAATTAGGATATGAGTAA